The proteins below come from a single Cricetulus griseus strain 17A/GY chromosome 6, alternate assembly CriGri-PICRH-1.0, whole genome shotgun sequence genomic window:
- the LOC100754666 gene encoding histo-blood group ABO system transferase 1, protein MVYAQPKVLTPSRNDVLVLTPWLAPIIWEGTFNIDILNEQFRLQNTTVGLTVFAIKKYVVFLKLFLESAEQRFMVGHKVTYYVFTDRPADVPQVPLGAGRKLVVLTVRNYTRWQDVSMHRMEMISRFSEQRFLHEVDYLVCADVDMKFSDHVGVEILSALFGTLHPGFYSSSREAFTYERRLKSQAYIPRDEGDFYYAGGFFGGSVVEVHRLTKACHQAMVEDKANGIEAVWHDESHLNKYLLYHKPTKVLSPEYVWDQKLLGWPSIMKKLRYVAVPKNHQAIRN, encoded by the exons TAGGAACGATGTTCTTGTCTTGACTCCTTGGCTGGCTCCTATCATCTGGGAAGGCACCTTCAACATCGACATTCTAAATGAGCAGTTCAGGCTTCAGAACACCACAGTTGGACTGACCGTGTTTGCTATCAAAAA GTACGTGGTGTTCCTGAAGCTGTTCCTGGAGTCAGCAGAGCAGCGCTTCATGGTGGGACACAAGGTCACCTACTATGTCTTCACTGACCGTCCAGCCGATGTGCCGCAGGTGCCGCTGGGAGCAGGCCGGAAGCTGGTGGTGCTGACTGTGCGCAACTACACCCGGTGGCAGGATGTGTCCATGCACAGGATGGAGATGATCAGCCGCTTCTCAGAGCAGCGCTTTCTGCATGAGGTGGATTACCTGGTGTGTGCAGATGTGGACATGAAGTTCAGTGACCACGTGGGTGTGGAGATTCTCTCAGCACTCTTCGGCACCCTGCATCCTGGCTTCTACAGTAGCAGCCGAGAGGCCTTTACCTATGAGCGCCGGCTGAAGTCCCAGGCCTATATCCCCCGGGATGAGGGTGACTTTTATTATGCAGGTGGCTTCTTTGGGGGGTCAGTGGTGGAGGTGCACCGTCTCACCAAGGCCTGTCATCAGGCTATGGTAGAGGACAAGGCCAATGGCATTGAGGCCGTGTGGCATGATGAGAGCCATCTGAACAAGTACCTTCTATACCACAAGCCAACAAAGGTGCTGTCCCCAGAGTATGTGTGGGACCAGAAGCTGCTGGGCTGGCCCTCCATCATGAAGAAGTTGAGATATGTGGCTGTACCCAAGAACCATCAGGCAATCAGGAATTGA